One part of the Rhodococcus oxybenzonivorans genome encodes these proteins:
- a CDS encoding enoyl-CoA hydratase-related protein, with protein sequence MSETATPAVAWSDVEAGVMTITLQRRPANALGLPIIDGLNAALDAADTDGSVKVVVVRSDIPGFFAAGADIKHMSAVDAESFTAYGDRLRSALDRLASADRISIAAVDGLALGGGLELAMACTLRVGGADAKFGLPEVKLGLIPGAGGTQRLPRLVGRGRALDIMLSARQVLAPEAHAIGLIDRLVEAGAATEAALALATELCTMSLPAQRAVIRTVDASFDTPLEEGFGFEVAQEQDLFENGEAKEGITAFLEKRAPRFS encoded by the coding sequence ATGTCGGAAACCGCAACGCCCGCAGTCGCGTGGAGCGACGTCGAGGCCGGCGTCATGACGATCACGTTGCAACGCAGGCCGGCGAACGCTCTCGGATTGCCGATCATCGACGGTCTGAACGCGGCACTCGACGCAGCGGACACCGACGGCTCCGTGAAGGTGGTCGTCGTCCGCTCGGACATTCCCGGCTTCTTCGCGGCCGGCGCCGACATCAAGCACATGTCGGCCGTCGACGCGGAATCCTTCACGGCGTATGGCGATCGGCTTCGGAGTGCGCTCGACCGGCTCGCATCGGCCGACCGAATTTCGATCGCCGCGGTGGACGGCCTCGCGCTGGGCGGCGGCCTCGAACTCGCGATGGCCTGCACGCTGCGGGTCGGTGGTGCGGACGCCAAGTTCGGATTGCCCGAGGTGAAGCTCGGGCTGATTCCCGGAGCAGGTGGGACGCAGCGCCTTCCGCGTCTGGTCGGTCGCGGCCGTGCCCTCGACATCATGCTGAGCGCCCGCCAGGTGCTCGCTCCCGAGGCGCACGCGATCGGCTTGATCGATCGCCTCGTCGAGGCAGGCGCCGCCACGGAGGCCGCGCTGGCACTCGCCACTGAGTTGTGCACGATGTCGCTGCCCGCGCAGCGCGCCGTCATCCGCACGGTCGACGCATCGTTCGACACGCCACTCGAGGAGGGTTTCGGGTTCGAGGTGGCTCAGGAGCAGGATCTGTTCGAGAACGGAGAGGCGAAGGAAGGCATCACGGCCTTCCTGGAGAAGCGCGCTCCGCGCTTCTCCTGA
- a CDS encoding SDR family NAD(P)-dependent oxidoreductase — MSNRVAFVTGGAQGIGKGISDALGAAGFRVAVADLNLEVAEETAAGIRDAGGQAIAVPVDVTDTASVQAAVKQVAEQFGPVEIVVNNAGWDDFMPFLKTDEAFWDRILDINFKGQLRVIQATVPGMVERGWGRVINIGSDAGRVGSSLEAVYSGAKGGIIAFTKTLAREVATKGVTANTVCPGPTDTPALRKFADSSGQDADKVIGGMTRAVPMKRLGKAEDIGAAVAYFASDAAEFVTGQTLSVSGGLTMS, encoded by the coding sequence ATGAGTAATCGAGTTGCATTCGTGACCGGCGGTGCGCAGGGCATCGGCAAGGGCATTTCCGACGCACTGGGCGCTGCCGGCTTCCGCGTCGCGGTCGCCGACCTCAACCTCGAGGTCGCCGAGGAGACCGCGGCCGGCATCCGCGACGCCGGTGGCCAGGCGATCGCCGTTCCCGTCGACGTCACCGACACCGCGTCGGTGCAGGCGGCGGTGAAGCAGGTCGCCGAGCAGTTCGGCCCGGTCGAGATCGTCGTGAACAATGCCGGCTGGGACGACTTCATGCCGTTCCTGAAGACGGACGAGGCGTTTTGGGACCGGATCCTCGACATCAACTTCAAGGGCCAGCTCCGGGTCATTCAGGCGACTGTCCCGGGCATGGTCGAGCGCGGCTGGGGCCGTGTCATCAACATCGGTTCCGACGCGGGCCGGGTCGGCTCTTCGCTCGAGGCCGTGTACTCGGGCGCCAAGGGTGGCATCATCGCCTTCACCAAGACCCTCGCCCGTGAGGTCGCGACGAAGGGTGTCACCGCGAACACTGTGTGCCCCGGCCCCACCGATACTCCTGCGCTGCGCAAGTTCGCCGACAGCTCCGGCCAGGATGCCGACAAGGTGATCGGAGGCATGACCCGTGCCGTGCCGATGAAGCGTCTCGGCAAGGCGGAAGACATCGGCGCGGCGGTGGCGTACTTCGCCTCCGACGCAGCGGAGTTCGTCACCGGCCAGACGCTGTCCGTCAGCGGTGGCCTGACAATGTCCTGA
- the menB gene encoding 1,4-dihydroxy-2-naphthoyl-CoA synthase yields the protein MTNNGDTTDFVSWTAVGEFEDIRYEHSGDGIAKITICRPEVRNAFRPQTLMEISEALVDAREDSSVGVIVLTGEGPDAFCSGGDQRVRGDTGYLTEPGKAGSVGRFHVTDLQIQIRRLPKPVVAMVAGYAIGGGHILHLVCDLTIAADNARFGQVGPKVGSFDGGYGAGLLAELVGVKKAKEIWFLCRQYDAQQAREMGLVNTVVPLADLERETVQWCREMLELSPFALRLMKASFNAAEDGMAGIQQLAHDANLLFYSTEEAKEGREAYKAKRRPEFEKFPRRP from the coding sequence ATGACGAACAACGGTGATACAACGGATTTCGTGTCCTGGACTGCAGTCGGTGAGTTCGAGGACATCCGATACGAACACAGTGGTGACGGGATCGCGAAAATCACGATCTGCCGTCCGGAGGTACGCAACGCGTTCCGGCCACAGACGCTGATGGAAATCTCCGAGGCTCTGGTCGACGCCCGCGAAGACTCTTCGGTCGGCGTGATCGTGCTGACGGGGGAGGGGCCTGACGCCTTCTGCTCGGGCGGCGACCAGCGGGTACGCGGCGACACCGGCTACCTCACCGAGCCTGGTAAGGCGGGCAGCGTCGGGCGGTTCCACGTCACCGATCTGCAGATTCAGATCCGGCGCCTGCCGAAGCCGGTGGTGGCCATGGTCGCCGGCTACGCGATCGGCGGCGGGCACATCCTGCACCTGGTCTGTGACCTCACGATCGCGGCGGACAACGCCCGGTTCGGTCAGGTGGGCCCGAAGGTGGGGTCGTTCGACGGTGGCTACGGCGCGGGATTGCTCGCGGAGTTGGTCGGGGTGAAGAAGGCCAAGGAGATCTGGTTTCTGTGCCGGCAGTACGACGCGCAGCAGGCACGCGAGATGGGCCTGGTCAATACCGTTGTCCCCCTCGCCGACCTCGAGCGGGAAACTGTGCAGTGGTGTCGCGAGATGCTCGAGCTCTCGCCGTTCGCGCTCCGGCTCATGAAGGCGAGTTTCAATGCGGCCGAGGACGGAATGGCGGGTATTCAGCAACTCGCCCACGATGCGAATCTGCTCTTCTACTCGACGGAGGAGGCGAAAGAAGGACGCGAGGCGTACAAGGCCAAGCGGCGCCCCGAGTTCGAGAAGTTTCCGCGGCGACCCTGA